AATCGACCATCGCCAACGTGGTTCGCAAGCTGGAAGAGAACGGCGCCCTGGCCAACACGATCATCGTGGCTGCCAGTGCTTCGGAATCTCCTGCGCTGCAGTTCCTGGCACCGTACTCCGGTTGCACCATGGGTGAATTCTTCCGCGACCGCGGTGAAGACGCGCTGATCGTTTATGACGATCTGTCCAAGCAAGCAGTGGCTTACCGCCAGATTTCCCTGCTGCTGCGCCGTCCACCAGGCCGTGAAGCTTACCCAGGCGACGTGTTCTATCTCCACTCCCGTCTGCTGGAGCGCGCATCCCGCGTTTCGGAAGAATACGTAGAGAAGTTCACCAACGGCGCAGTAACCGGCAAAACCGGTTCCCTGACCGCACTGCCGATCATCGAAACCCAGGCTGGCGACGTTTCCGCGTTCGTTCCGACCAACGTGATTTCCATCACCGACGGTCAGATCTTCCTGGAATCGGCCATGTTCAACTCCGGGATCCGTCCTGCTGTGAACGCCGGTGTTTCGGTATCCCGTGTGGGTGGTGCCGCTCAGACCAAGATCATCAAGAAGCTCTCCGGTGGTATCCGTACCGCTCTGGCTCAGTACCGTGAACTGGCGGCATTCGCCCAGTTCGCTTCTGACCTGGACGAAGCGACCCGTAAGCAACTTGAGCATGGTCAGCGCGTTACCGAGCTGATGAAGCAGAAGCAATACGCCCCAATGTCGATCGCTGACATGGCGTTGTCGCTGTATGCCGCTGAGCGTGGGTTCCTGACTGACGTCGAAATCACCAAGGTCGGCAGCTTCGAACAAGCGCTGATTGCTTACTTCAACCGCGATCACGCCGACTTGTTGGCCAAGATCAACGTGAAGGGTGACTTCAATGACGAAATCGACGCTGGCATGAAAGCCGGTATCGAGAAGTTCAAGGCCACCCAAACCTGGTAAGCCGCAGCGGGGGCCGCAAGGCTCCCGCTTGCTAACCTGATAGGTGTTACATGGCAGGCGCAAAAGAGATTCGCAGTAAGATTGCGAGCATCAAAAGCACGCAAAAGATTACCAGCGCCATGGAAAAAGTGGCGGTCAGCAAAATGCGCAAGGCACAAATGCGCATGGCTGCTAGCCGTCCTTATGCGGAGCGTATCCGCCAGGTAATTGGGCATTTGGCTAACGCCAACCCGGAATACCGCCACCCGTTCATGATCGACCGCGAAGTTAAGCGTGTGGGTTATGTGGTAGTGAGCAGTGACCGTGGTTTGTGCGGTGGTCTGAATACCAACCTGTTCAAGGCCCTGGTCAAGGACATGGCGGTAAACCGCGAAAAGGGCGTCGAGATCGATCTGTGTGTTGTTGGTAGCAAGGGTGCGGCCTTTTTCCGTAACTTCGGCGGTAACGTCGTTGCAGCTATCAGCCACCTGGGTGAAGAGCCGTCGATCAATGATTTGATCGGCAGTGTGAAGGTGATGCTGGATGCGTACCTGGAAGGCCGGATTGACCGCCTGTCCGTGGTATCCAACAAGTTCATCAACACCATGACCCAGCAGCCAACCGTGGAGCAATTGATTCCACTGGTGGCGACTCCGGATCAGGAACTCAAGCACCACTGGGACTACCTCTACGAACCAGACGCCAAAGAGCTGCTTGACGGCTTGATGGTGCGCTACGTGGAGTCGCAGGTGTACCAGGCGGTGGTCGAGAACAACGCAGCTGAACAAGCGGCGCGGATGATCGCGATGAAAAACGCTACCGATAACGCCGGTGATCTGATCAGCGATTTGCAGCTGATCTACAACAAGGCGCGTCAGGCTGCGATCACCCAAGAGATCTCGGAAATCGTCGGCGGCGCTGCCGCGGTTTAACGGTTCAAATATTCAGAGGATCCAGCTATGAGTAGCGGACGTATCGTTCAAATCATCGGCGCCGTTATCGACGTGGAATTTCCACGCGACAGCGTACCGAGCATCTACAACGCTTTGAAAGTACAAAGCGATGCCGGCACCACTCTGGAAGTTCAGCAGCAGCTGGGCGACGGCGTGGTACGGACCATTGCAATGGGTTCCACCGAAGGCCTGAAACGTGGTCTGGGTGTGCTTGACACTGGCGCTGCCATCTCCGTACCGGTCGGTAAAGCGACCCTGGGCCGGATCATGGACGTACTGGGCAACCCGATTGACGAAGCTGGCCCGATCGACACCGAAGAGCGCTGGGGCATTCACCGTCCAGCACCTTCGTTCGCTGAACAAGCTGGCGGCAACGATCTGCTCGAAACCGGTATCAAGGTTATCGACTTGGTTTGCCCGTTCGCCAAAGGCGGTAAAGTCGGTCTGTTCGGTGGTGCCGGTGTAGGCAAAACCGTAAACATGATGGAACTGATCCGTAACATCGCCATCGAGCACAGCGGTTATTCCGTGTTCGCCGGTGTGGGTGAGCGTACTCGTGAGGGTAACGACTTCTACCACGAGATGAAGGACTCCAACGTTCTGGACAAAGTGGCACTGGTTTACGGTCAGATGAACGAGCCGCCGGGTAACCGTCTGCGCGTAGCACTGACTGGCCTGACCATGGCCGAGAAGTTCCGTGACGAAGGTAACGACGTTCTGCTGTTCGTCGACAACATCTACCGTTACACCTTGGCCGGTACTGAAGTATCCGCACTGCTGGGCCGTATGCCTTCTGCAGTAGGTTACCAGCCGACCCTGGCTGAAGAGATGGGCGTTCTGCAAGAACGTATCACTTCGACCAAAGAAGGTTCGATCACCTCGATCCAAGCGGTATACGTACCTGCGGATGACTTGACTGACCCGTCGCCTGCGACCACCTTCGCCCACTTGGACGCCACCGTCGTTCTGTCCCGTGACATCGCTTCCCTGGGTATCTACCCAGCGGTCGATCCACTCGACTCGACTTCGCGCCAGCTGGACCCGAACGTGATCGGCCAGGAGCACTACGACACCGCTCGCGGCGTTCAGTACGTGCTGCAGCGTTACAAAGAACTGAAGGACATCATTGCGATCCTGGGTATGGACGAGCTGTCGGAAGCCGACAAGCAGTTGGTAAACCGTGCTCGTAAGATCCAGCGTTTCTTGTCGCAGCCGTTCTTCGTGGCTGAAGTCTTCACCGGTGCTTCGGGTAAATACGTTTCCCTGAAAGACACCATTGCTGGCTTCAAAGGCATCCTCAACGGTGACTACGACCACCTGCCAGAACAAGCGTTCTACATGGTCGGCGGCATCGAAGAAGCGATCGAGAAAGCCAAGAAACTGTAATCTCGGCGCCCGGAAACGGGCGCTCATCAGGTTGAGGCAATCAGATGGCTATGACAGTCCATTGCGATATCGTCAGCGCGGAAGGGGAAATTTTCTCCGGTCTGGTAGAAATGGTGATTGCACACGGCGATCTGGGTGATCTTGGTATCGCCATGGGTCACGCACCGTTGATCACCAGCTTGAAGCCAGGTCCGATCACTCTGACCAAGCAAGGCGGGGAACGTGAGGTGTTTTACATCTCCGGCGGTTTCCTCGAGGTTCAGCCGAACATGGTCAAGGTACTTGCCGACACCGTGCAACGTGCTGGCGACCTGGATGAAGCCTCCGCTCAGGAAGCCGTCAAGGCTGCCGAGAAGGCCCTGAACGAAAAGGGTGCGGACTTCGACTACAGCGCTGCTGCTGTACGTCTGGCCGAGGCTGCAGCTCAGCTGCGCACGCTCCAGCAGATCCGCAAGAAGTAAGCGGCCCAGCCGCAATGCTTCAAGCGCGATTGATTAAAAAGGGTAGCCTCGGCTACCCTTTTTCTTTTTCAGCAAAACACTTCTCAGGTCTGAAGTCGGACCGCCCAGGATTGGTAGCCATTCATGTCTCTTGAAATCGTCATTCTCGCCGCAGGCCAGGGCACCCGCATGCGTTCGGCCCTGCCCAAGGTGCTGCACCCGGTCGCGGGCAATTCCATGCTTGGCCATGTTATCCACAGCGCCCGACAACTGGCCCCCCAGCGAATTCACGTGGTGATCGGCCATGGCGCCGACGTGGTGCGTGAACGCCTGGCGGCGGATGATTTGAATTTCGTGTTACAGGACAAACAACTGGGCACTGGCCACGCGACGGCGCAGGCCGTACCGTTCATCAGCGCCGACACCGTGCTGATCCTCTATGGCGACGTACCGCTGATTGAAGTCGAGACCCTGCAACGCCTGCTCAAGCACGTAGTACCTGGCCAAATGGGCCTGCTCACCGTTGAGCTGGATGACCCTACCGGCTACGGCCGCATCGTGCGCGATACCAACGGCAAGGTCGCGGCTATCGTCGAGCACAAAGACGCCAGCGAAGCCCAACGTGCGATTACCGAAGGCAACACTGGCATTCTCGCTGTGCCGGCCAACAAGCTGGCTGACTGGATGAGCCGTTTGTCCAACAACAATGCCCAGGGCGAGTATTACCTCACCGACGTCATCGAGATGGCGGTATGTGACGGCCTGCTGGTTGCCACCGAGCAGCCCCACGACCCGATGGAAGTGCAGGGCGCCAACGACCGCAAGCAGCTTGCCGAGCTGGAGCGTCACTACCAACTGCGTGAAGGCCGGCGCCTGATGGCCCAGGGCGTAACCCTGCGTGATCCGGCGCGCTTCGATGTGCGTGGCGAGGTCACGGTTGGCCGCGACGTGCTGATCGACATTAACGTGATCCTTGAAGGCCGCGTGATCATTGAAGACGACGTGGTGATTGGCCCGAACTGCGTGATCAAGGACAGCACCTTGCGCAAAGGTGTGGTGGTCAAGGCCAACAGCCATCTTGATGGCGCGGTGATGGGCGAGGGTAGCGATGCCGGTCCGTTTGCGCGCCTTCGTCCCGGCAGCGTGCTGGGTGCCCGCGCGCACGTCGGTAATTTCGTCGAACTTAAAAACGCAAAAATGGGCGACGACGCCAAGGCCGGTCACTTGGCCTACCTCGGCGATGCGGTGATCGGCGCGCGCAGCAACATCGGCGCCGGTGCCATCACCTGCAACTACGATGGCGCCAACAAGTACCAGACGACCATTGGTGAAGATGTGTTTATCGGCTCCAATAACTCGCTGATTGCGCCGGTCACTATCGGTGATGGCTCCAACACTGCGGCAGGTTCGACCATCAACCAGGATGTGGATAAGTCCCAACTGGCTGTGGCCCGCGCCCGCCAGCGCAACATCGACGGCTGGAAACGCCCGGTCAAAATCAAATAGACCTGAGTTATCCACAACCTCGAAATCAATACAGTTCAAATGTGGGAGCGGGCTTGCTCGCGAAAGCGTCGGGTAGGCACTGAAAAGGTGACTGACACACCGTATTCGCGAGCAAGCCCGCTCCTACATTTTGCTCAGTGTTGTGCAAAAAAATTTTCGATCTGCTTGACGATTTCCTACCAATAGGTTTTGATTGCCTTCGTTATCTTTCGAAACGAAACTTATCATCACCATGTCGAAACGAAATACACCCCAACGGCGCCACAACATTCTGACCCTGCTCAATGAACAGGGCGAAGTCAGCGTGGACGAATTGGCCAAGCGTTTCGAAACCTCGGAAGTGACCATCCGCAAGGACCTCGCCGCCCTCGAAAGCAATGGCCTGCTGCTGCGCCGCTATGGTGGCGCGATCACCATGCCCCAGGAACTGGTCGGCGACGCTGCCCAGCCCATCTCGGCCTACAAGCGCGCCATCGCCCGTGCGGCCGTGATGCGGCTGCGTGAACACGCGCGCATCATCATCGACAGTGGCAGCACCACCGCCGCCATGATTCCCCAGTTGGGCCCGCAGCCCGGCCTGGTGGTGATGACCAACTCCCTGCACGTGGCCCGCGCCTTGAGCGAGCTGGAACATGAGCCGGTGCTGTTGATGACCGGCGGCACCTGGGACCCGCATTCGGATTCATTCCAGGGCCAGGTCGCCGAACAAGTGCTGCGTTCCTACGATTTTGATCAGTTGTTTATCGGCGCCGATGGCATCGATCTGGAACGTGGTACCACCACCTTCAACGAACTGCTGGGCCTGAGCCGTGTAATGGCCGACGTCGCCCGTGAAGTGGTGGTGATGGTCGAATCCGACAAGATCGGCCGCAAGATCCCCAATCTGGAGCTGCCCTGGAGCAGCGTCCATACCCTTATTACCGATGATCGCCTGCCGCTTGAGGCCCGCGACCAGATCCAAGCCCGCGGCATTACGCTGATATGCGCGGCAATCATCTAGGAGATACACCATGTGTGGAATTGTAGGCGCAGTCGCTGAACGCAACGTCACCGCCATCCTGCTTGAAGGCCTCAAGCGTCTGGAATACCGCGGCTATGACAGCGCCGGTGTAGCCGTATTTACCAACGCCGGCAAGCTCGAGCGCATGCGTCGCCCAGGCAAAGTCAGCGAGCTGGAACAAGCTTTGCTCGGCGAGCCGCTGGTGGGTCGTCTGGGTATCGCCCACACGCGCTGGGCCACCCACGGTGCGCCGTGCGAACGTAACGCCCACCCGCATTTCTCCGGCGACCTGGCCGTGGTGCACAACGGCATCATCGAAAACCACGAAGTGCTGCGCGAACAGCTTAAAGGCTTGGGCTACGTGTTCACCTCGGACACCGACACTGAAGTCATCGCTCACCTGCTCAACCACAAGCTCAAGGACCTTGGCGACCTGACCGTCGCCCTCAAGGCCACCGTCAAGGAACTGCACGGCGCCTACGGCCTGGCCGTGGTCTGCGCCAGCCAACCCGACCGCGTAGTGGCTGCGCGCAGTGGTAGCCCGTTGGTAATCGGCCTGGGCCTGGGCGAAAACTTCCTCGCCTCCGACCAACTGGCGCTGCGCCAGGTCACTGACCGCTTCATGTACCTGGAAGAAGGCGACATCGCCGACATTCGCCGTGAAAGCGTGCAGATCTGGGACGTCAACGGCGTGCCGGTCGAGCGCGAAGCCGTGCAATACCGTGATGGTGCCGAGGCCGCTGATAAAGGCGAATTCCGCCACTTCATGCTCAAGGAAATCCACGAGCAACCGTCCGTGGTGCAACGCACCCTCGAAGGCCGCCTGAGCCAGAACCAAGTACTGGTCAACGCCTTCGGCCCACAAGCCGCCGAACTGTTCGCCAAAGTGCGCAATGTGCAGATCGTCGCCTGCGGCACCAGCTACCACGCCGGTATGGTTGCGCGTTACTGGCTCGAAGAACTGGCCGGTATCCCGTGCCAGGTCGAAGTCGCCAGCGAGTTCCGCTATCGCAAGGTGGTGGTGCAGCCCGACACCCTGTTCGTGACCATCTCCCAGTCCGGCGAAACGGCCGACACCCTGGCCGCGCTGCGTAACGCTAAAGAACTCGGCTTCCTCGGCAGTCTGGCGATCTGCAACGTCAGCATCAGCTCGCTGGTGCGCGAGTCCGACCTGACCCTGCTGACCCAGGCCGGTCGCGAAATCGGCGTGGCGTCCACCAAAGCCTTTACCACCCAACTCGTTGGCCTGTTGCTGCTGACCCTGTCCCTGGGCCAAGTGCGCGGCACCCTCGCCGAAGGCGTCGAAGCGACATTGGTCGAAGAACTGCGCCGCCTGCCGACCCGCCTGGGCGAAGCCCTGGCCATGGACAGCACCGTGGAAAAAGTCGCTGAACTGTTCGCCGACAAGAACCACACCCTGTTCCTCGGCCGTGGCGCGCAATACCCGGTGGCGATGGAAGGCTCACTCAAGCTCAAGGAAATCTCGTACATCCACGCTGAAGCCTACCCGGCCGGCGAGCTCAAACACGGCCCATTGGCCCTGGTGGATGACGACATGCCGGTGGTCACCGTCGCGCCGAACAACGAACTGCTGGAAAAGCTCAAATCCAACTTGCAGGAAGTACGCGCGCGGGGCGGCCAGTTGATCGTGTTTGCCGATGAAAAAGCCGGCATGACCAACGGCGAAGGCACTCATGTCATCAACATGCCGCACATCCACGACACCCTGTCGCCGATCCTCTACACCATCCCGCTGCAGCTGCTGTCGTATTACGTTGCTGTGCTCAAGGGCACTGACGTTGACCAGCCGCGTAACCTGGCGAAGTCGGTGACGGTGGAGTAAGCGCTGCTGGCGCTATTTCGAGTACTTACCAAGGCGGTCGGATTCGTTTGGGAGCGCAGGTCGGCCCGCCGAGCCCCCCATGCTCCCTGCCCCATTGATGTGCACTAGCGGCCACCTTATCCCTAGAATGCAGGCTTATGGATAGCCAGACAGGGGTGTCATCACTATGAACAGAGGTTTTTACCGTGCGGATAAACGCTTGCCGCTCAGCCTTTCGTACTCGCTGAGACCTGGTCTGGTAAAAGTCTGTGGCACTGTGATGCTCAAAGAGGCGCGCTTATCCCCAGTGGATGGCTTGCCCTGTGCCGGGTATTCACTGCAGATCCAGGAGAGCTACCGCGACAGCGACGAAAAGGATGCATGGCGGACAGTATTTACTGACGCGCAATGCAATGACTTTGCGCTCAAGGATGCCCACGGCACTGTGGATATCATCGCCGAAGGCATTGAGCTGTTTTCAGGCCAAGTGCCGCAGCTAGGGGACTATCGTTACACCGCAGGACCGGGCCGCCAGCAAGGAGAAATCTTGCTCAGCGAAAGCCTGGAGGTCATGGTTATCGGTACTGCAATACAGCGTAACGGTAAAACGGTGATCGTCCGGGGTGAGGAGGCCGATACGGTATTTGGTGTGGAGCGGCTGCGCAATGTGAACAACTATCGTCTCGCTGTGCCAGCGTGGCGCGCCTTGGGGTTATGCAGTGCCTTGGTGGTGTTGTTCAGTATGGCGCTACTGCTTATAGATCCGGCGCAATGGATGCAGTGGCAGTTGCCCAGCCGCGATACGTTCCAGCAAATGGCTGGATTGGGGTCATTCCATGAAGGGGTGGCTTTGTTGTATCAGCGCCAAGGTTTATCGCTGCCGTTGTTGGCTGCCTTCGGTTGGATGGGCATAGTTTTCGTGCTGATGTGCGTTGCACGGGTGTTTCTTTATCGAGATATCCACAAGCGGGTTCAGCCCATACTTATCGCCTGGGGAGTGGTTGGCGTGATCGGTGGAGGCCTGGTGACGTGGGCATTGGTGGCGCTCGAGTTCGATCCATTCAAGATCCTTTTGATCTGGCTGAGCGTGATTATTGTCGCTTTGATCTTTTCCATTACCCAAATCCGCGCGTTGCAGGCGTTGGTGGCTAGCGTTTTCAATACCGAGTTGACCTAAGGTACAAACTCTACTCGTAACCCACGGCTCGCACTGCGGCCCTGATCATCACTGACCCGCAACCGGTATTCGCCCGACTTGCCAGGCCGCCAGTTCAACGTGGTTTGCGGCGGGCCTTGGCCGATCAGGGTCTGGTCGGCAAACCAGTACAGCGTAGTCGCGTCACTGGCGGCGTTGGCATTGAGCGGGATACTTTCCTGCGGCTGGGACAGGCGCAACTGGTAGCTCACCTGGGTCAGCGGCGAGCGAATCTGCGGCGCTTCGCTTTGGTCGCTGATGCGGTTGGGCTGGCAATTTTTCATCACGTTGGGCGGTGTGCGCCGGGGCAGGCCGGCGGCGCGGTACAGCCGCTGTACGTCGCTGGGCCAGAATTCGAAGACTTCTTCGCGGGTGTATTGCGGGTCGAACGGCGGGCACGCGGCCTTGCCGGTGCGCGTATCGATCAGTACCGGGCGATGCAGATTGGAAACGCGAATCGGCGACACGCCGGGGATGTACCAGGTCTTGCGAGTTTGCGGACACCAGCGGTTGGGCAACTCGCCGGAGGCCGCACACACGTCGATGCGCACCAGCCCGGCGGGCGGCTTGTCGGGTTTGATCACCACACTAGGCAAGGCCAGTGGCAGTGCGTCGGCGATACGGAAGAACAGCGGCGCAGCGGTTTTGGCACCGATAAACGTCGGGTTCGGCCGCCCATCAAAGTTGCCCACCCACACCACCAGTACATACGGCCCCACCAGGCCCGCGCTCCAGGCATCGTGAAAGCCCCAGGACGTGCCGGTTTTCCAGGCCGTGCGCCAGTGGCGGCCAGGCAGGCCATCCGGGCGCGGGTTGCGGCGCAGCATGTCGCGCACCATAAACGTAGCTTGGGGCGTGAGCAGTTGCGCGCCAGTGGTTTGCGGCTGTTCCTGCAAATAGCGCAAAGGCCGCAAATGCCCGTCACCCGCCAGCATCACATACAGGCGCGCCAGTTCCTCCGGCGTCATCTCGCCGCCGCCCAAGGCCAGGGCCAGGCCGTAGTGACTTTCCCCACGCAAGCCTTTGATCCCGGCGCGTTGCAGCAAGCCATACAACGAGGGCGACTGCACCTGGCTGGCGAGCCATACCGCCGGAATATTGCGACTACGGATCAACGCATCCCGCGCCGTCAGCGGCCCGACAAAACTGCCGTCGAAATTTTCCGGCTGGAAGTAGCCGAAGTTACTGGGCAAATCCTTGAGGATGCTCATGGGGTGGATAACCCCCTGATCCAGCGCCAACCCATACAGAAACGGCTTGAGCGTCGAACCCGGCGAGCGCCGCGACAACACGCCGTTGACCTGGCCGTGGATGCTTGTGGATAAGTAATCCGCCGAACCCACCAGCGCCTTGACGCTCTGGTCGCGGCTGTCCACAAGGATGGCCGTGGCGTTTTCCACACCGGTACTGCGCCGCTCGGCAATAAAACCGCTGATTAGGCGTTCGAGCAATTGCTGCAACGGCAGGTTGAGGGTGGTGTTGAGTTCGTTGCCGGGCTGCGACGCCAGCAGTTGTTCGCTTAAGTGCGGCGCCAGAAACGGGATCTGCTGGCGGTTGCGCGCCTCCAGGGGCAAGTCGAGCAAACTGTCGTTACGCGGGTCCTGTGGATAAGTTTCGCGCCAGTCGGCCATCAAGCGCAGCCGCGCATGTTGCAGCGACGGCCCGAAGCGCGCGCGCCGCCCCGGTTGCTGCGGGATCACCGCCAGCGCCAGCGCTTCGGACAACGACAACTGCGCCGCCGACTTGCCAAAGTAAATCCGGCTGGCGGCTTCGGCGCCTTCGATATTGCCGCCCATGGGCGCCAGGTTCAGGTAAGCCTCAAGAATATCGTGCTTGCTGTAGCGCGCTTCCAGCCATAGCGCCAGGGCCATCTGCTGCAATTTGCCCGGCACTCGGCGGGTGTTGAGGTCCCACAAGCGCCGCGCCAGCTGCATGCTCAAGGTCGAGCCGCCCTGGCGCTGGCCCCCGCTGTAGGTGGCCATGGCCGCGCGCAGCAACGCCGGGGGGTTGATGCCCGGGTGCCAATAGAAATTGCGGTCTTCCTTAAGCAGCAAAGCCTCGACCAGTGACGGCGACATGCGTTCCAGCGGCAGCCACAGGCGGTATTGCCCATCCTGCGCCAAGGTCATGCGCAGCAGCGCGCCGTCGTCGGCCAACACCACGCGGGACGAGGTGACGGCCTGTTCCAGCGGTGCATGGGGCCACCATCGCAGCCCCGCCAGCGTGCCTGTAACGAGCAGCGCCGCTGCAAGCAGCGGCGTCAGGCGTTTAAGGCTTGGTAATTTCAAGCTGGCCTACTTTGCCGCGCCCTTGCAGGGTGGTTTCGTACATGCCTTCGGCGTAGGCCGGTGGCGTATTGAACGTCCCTGCGTTGGTGGCGCGCACGCGGTACACGAAAGTGCCTACATCACGCAGCGCGGTGCCGTACAACACCACCCGATCATCGCGCACGTCCACGTAGTCCGGCTGCCAGTTGCTCAGCTCGGTCTCGCCGATCGGCGCCTGCCAGGTCTCGGTTTCGTCACCGTCGGCGGTTTCCACGTACTCGGAATCGTCGCTTTCACTTTCACTTTCTTCGTTGCTGGCGGCCGCTTCCGGCTCCGGTGGCAAGTTATACACAGGCTCGACGCCACCGGGCAGCAAGTCGACCACGGCCACTTGTTGCACTTGGTCGCGGTCGGTGGCACGCAGGCGCAGGCGCACCAGGAACTCATCGCCCACCGCGACTTTGCTCACCGGCTCGCCTTTGAGGTCGAGGTATTCGTGGATGATTTCCAGGCCATTGTTGATCGGCTTGAGCTTGGCGCCCTTGTCGAAACCGGCTTCGCTGAGCATGTAGAAAGCGGCCGGGCCGTCGGTTTTTTCCATCACCAGCTTCTGCGTTTTACCCGGCACGGCGGCGCGCGGTGGCTGGCCGGCCATCTCCAGCAATTGCTGTTGCTTGTCACCCAGCCAGGCGGTCGCCTTGAGGGTCATGTCGCTCTGGGCGCGCTGGCCATAGTTATCCAGGGCGCGCAGCAGCAGGGCGGCCGACAGCGAGTTGTAACGCTGTTCGTTCAGGCGCTTGCCGAGTTTATCCAGCAGTGCCGTCGGTACATCGTCAAGCAACTCGGGGAAGTGGCGCGCCAGCAGGTGCAAGTGCTCGGCATCGTGTACCAGCGGGTCGTAATACAGGCCATCGCTCTCCCACTTATCCACCAGCGAACGCCACGGGATCTTGCGGAACAGGGTATCGGCCTGACGATCCTGCTTGAGCAGCTTGTAACTGGCCGCCAGGTAAGCGGCGCCCAGGTCGTTCTGCCAGGTGTCTTTGAAGTAGCTCTCGTAACGCTCGCGAATGTCGCTCAAGGCGCCACTCACCAGAATCCCCTGACGGCTCAAGAGGTAACTGGCGTAGGCACGGTTGCGCAATTCCGACAGACCTTCGCTCGGGCCATTGGCCAGGTCGGTCAGGTAGGCGTTGGAGCGCGCCAGCAGGTCTTCCGGCACCGGCAGCCCGCGTTCCTTGGCTTCGATCAGGAAGTCGGTGGCGTACAGGCTGGCATACGGCGCCACGTCCGGGTTGGCCGCCCACAAACCAAAGCCACCAGCCGAGTTCTGGCGCTGGCGCAGCATGCGCACCGCGCCGCTGAAGGCTTGTTCGGCTTCTGGCGCCGTGCCGCCCCAGATCAACGCCGGCATGGCCTTGGACACCAATTGCTCGGTGCAGGCGTAGCCATAGTCATCCAGGTAATGCTTGAGGCCGTTGGCCCAAACCAGCGGCGAGGCGGCCACACCCAGTTGCACATCGCGCAATTGGCTGAACAGTTCGCGGGTCGGTTTCAGCTCTTTGCTGGCGCTGTCGAAACGGCCCAGGCTCAAGGCCACGCGATGCTCGCTCAGGGGGCGGATCGAAGTGGTTTCCGCCACCTGAATACGTTTGCCGTTCGGCAATATCGCCACGAAACGCAGGTCCGCCGAGCCGAGGGTTTCACCCACCTTGATCTTGAACTCGGCGGTGCCTTCCTTGCGCGGTTGCAGCGACAAGGTGCTGCCTTTGTCGCCCTGCACATTGAGGCCGTCGCTGGTCTGCACTTCAAACTTCACGTCCGCCGCCGCGTCGAGGTTACTGAACACCCCGGCGCTCACATTGAACACATCCCCCGGCGCCACAAAAGCCGGCACGTTCGGCGTGATCACAATCGGCACGCGTACTTCGGTATTGGCCTCGCTGACGCCCACGCTGTCACTGTCCACCGCCACTGCAAACAGGTGCAGCTTGCCGTTGAAACTGTCCGGTACCTGGTAGTGCAGCACGGTTTCACCGGCCGGCAGGTCAACCAACCCGGACCACCAGGCCACCGGTGGCTGGTGTTTACGCTTGAACGGGTTGAGGTGGTTGGCCAGCGCGCCTTCGGTGTCACCTCCGGGCGCTGCCCCACTGAGCAGGCGGCTGAAT
The window above is part of the Pseudomonas sp. KBS0710 genome. Proteins encoded here:
- a CDS encoding DeoR/GlpR family DNA-binding transcription regulator codes for the protein MSKRNTPQRRHNILTLLNEQGEVSVDELAKRFETSEVTIRKDLAALESNGLLLRRYGGAITMPQELVGDAAQPISAYKRAIARAAVMRLREHARIIIDSGSTTAAMIPQLGPQPGLVVMTNSLHVARALSELEHEPVLLMTGGTWDPHSDSFQGQVAEQVLRSYDFDQLFIGADGIDLERGTTTFNELLGLSRVMADVAREVVVMVESDKIGRKIPNLELPWSSVHTLITDDRLPLEARDQIQARGITLICAAII
- the glmS gene encoding glutamine--fructose-6-phosphate transaminase (isomerizing), whose amino-acid sequence is MCGIVGAVAERNVTAILLEGLKRLEYRGYDSAGVAVFTNAGKLERMRRPGKVSELEQALLGEPLVGRLGIAHTRWATHGAPCERNAHPHFSGDLAVVHNGIIENHEVLREQLKGLGYVFTSDTDTEVIAHLLNHKLKDLGDLTVALKATVKELHGAYGLAVVCASQPDRVVAARSGSPLVIGLGLGENFLASDQLALRQVTDRFMYLEEGDIADIRRESVQIWDVNGVPVEREAVQYRDGAEAADKGEFRHFMLKEIHEQPSVVQRTLEGRLSQNQVLVNAFGPQAAELFAKVRNVQIVACGTSYHAGMVARYWLEELAGIPCQVEVASEFRYRKVVVQPDTLFVTISQSGETADTLAALRNAKELGFLGSLAICNVSISSLVRESDLTLLTQAGREIGVASTKAFTTQLVGLLLLTLSLGQVRGTLAEGVEATLVEELRRLPTRLGEALAMDSTVEKVAELFADKNHTLFLGRGAQYPVAMEGSLKLKEISYIHAEAYPAGELKHGPLALVDDDMPVVTVAPNNELLEKLKSNLQEVRARGGQLIVFADEKAGMTNGEGTHVINMPHIHDTLSPILYTIPLQLLSYYVAVLKGTDVDQPRNLAKSVTVE
- the pbpC gene encoding penicillin-binding protein 1C, encoding MKLPSLKRLTPLLAAALLVTGTLAGLRWWPHAPLEQAVTSSRVVLADDGALLRMTLAQDGQYRLWLPLERMSPSLVEALLLKEDRNFYWHPGINPPALLRAAMATYSGGQRQGGSTLSMQLARRLWDLNTRRVPGKLQQMALALWLEARYSKHDILEAYLNLAPMGGNIEGAEAASRIYFGKSAAQLSLSEALALAVIPQQPGRRARFGPSLQHARLRLMADWRETYPQDPRNDSLLDLPLEARNRQQIPFLAPHLSEQLLASQPGNELNTTLNLPLQQLLERLISGFIAERRSTGVENATAILVDSRDQSVKALVGSADYLSTSIHGQVNGVLSRRSPGSTLKPFLYGLALDQGVIHPMSILKDLPSNFGYFQPENFDGSFVGPLTARDALIRSRNIPAVWLASQVQSPSLYGLLQRAGIKGLRGESHYGLALALGGGEMTPEELARLYVMLAGDGHLRPLRYLQEQPQTTGAQLLTPQATFMVRDMLRRNPRPDGLPGRHWRTAWKTGTSWGFHDAWSAGLVGPYVLVVWVGNFDGRPNPTFIGAKTAAPLFFRIADALPLALPSVVIKPDKPPAGLVRIDVCAASGELPNRWCPQTRKTWYIPGVSPIRVSNLHRPVLIDTRTGKAACPPFDPQYTREEVFEFWPSDVQRLYRAAGLPRRTPPNVMKNCQPNRISDQSEAPQIRSPLTQVSYQLRLSQPQESIPLNANAASDATTLYWFADQTLIGQGPPQTTLNWRPGKSGEYRLRVSDDQGRSASRGLRVEFVP